In a single window of the Flavobacterium sp. W4I14 genome:
- a CDS encoding hypothetical protein (product_source=Hypo-rule applied; pfam=PF17642) encodes MAFKTRLNLGSKEFDVLQCSFSLNRDVDAKGRPSSGVYGGTIHIEIESTEDTSVIESMVNNQYKPLSGTLVFKKGEEDAKMKELSFEDGYIIQYNEGIAVNDNTPMTLSFVVSARKLKLGNAEHENDWPKA; translated from the coding sequence ATGGCATTCAAAACCCGTTTAAACTTAGGATCAAAAGAATTTGATGTACTACAGTGCAGCTTCTCATTAAATAGAGATGTTGACGCAAAAGGCCGTCCATCGTCAGGTGTTTATGGTGGTACCATCCACATCGAAATCGAATCAACCGAAGATACTTCTGTGATCGAATCGATGGTAAACAACCAATACAAGCCGCTTTCAGGAACATTGGTTTTCAAGAAAGGCGAAGAAGATGCTAAAATGAAAGAACTGTCTTTCGAAGATGGTTATATCATCCAGTATAACGAGGGTATTGCGGTAAACGACAATACGCCTATGACTTTGAGTTTTGTGGTATCGGCCCGTAAGTTAAAACTGGGCAATGCAGAACACGAAAACGATTGGCCAAAAGCTTAA
- a CDS encoding hypothetical protein (product_source=Hypo-rule applied; pfam=PF17642): protein MAFKARLNFSGKEYDVLHCAYALNRDVDAKGRPSSGVYGGTIDIEIESTEDTSIIEAMVNNQYKPITGTLLIKKTEEDAKMKEVNFEDGYIVKYSEGINIVGDHPMTLKFQISARKLKLGNAEHLNDWPKA, encoded by the coding sequence ATGGCTTTCAAAGCTAGATTAAATTTTTCAGGCAAGGAGTACGATGTACTTCATTGTGCCTATGCGTTAAACCGTGATGTAGATGCAAAGGGAAGACCTTCTTCCGGAGTTTACGGCGGTACCATCGACATTGAGATCGAGTCAACCGAAGACACCTCAATAATCGAGGCGATGGTAAACAACCAGTACAAACCTATTACAGGAACCCTTCTGATCAAGAAAACAGAGGAAGATGCCAAAATGAAAGAAGTTAACTTCGAGGATGGCTACATTGTTAAATATTCCGAAGGGATCAACATTGTGGGCGATCATCCGATGACGCTCAAATTCCAGATTTCAGCCAGAAAGCTTAAATTAGGCAACGCCGAGCACCTTAACGATTGGCCAAAAGCCTAA
- a CDS encoding hypothetical protein (product_source=Hypo-rule applied; cath_funfam=2.40.128.20; cleavage_site_network=SignalP-noTM), protein MTKLISASILNLLVVFIVAAQQPQKPEIVCNGILLTRFTEVKSEAGKEKDTSKILYVQNGLKDSLFVYKIADGIRSEATAYSLSSDSKGLYLHAKSILNGADSIEPLKITFSDAKRTVLVNQDEYKLFPEFYTKVKHQVGMKHSIISLFNLLEDYLEDYSISDIYLVLLSDSHERWGKGIEQSKIVTQRSQSDLKDTWNYKYQYNLSGKLELVKGTSTEETHFSKRMNYLNPGLIEMNIYRNTEDRQIISRTASYNPLKLNLLKQTDHIEITGKNTETLINTTISKKIIRKLKTLQMSQEEVIKVLDLNK, encoded by the coding sequence ATGACCAAACTGATATCTGCCTCTATTCTTAATTTGTTGGTTGTTTTTATTGTAGCAGCACAACAGCCTCAAAAACCAGAAATAGTTTGTAATGGAATTTTGCTAACCCGATTTACAGAAGTCAAATCTGAGGCCGGTAAAGAAAAGGATACGAGTAAAATCTTATATGTGCAGAATGGTTTAAAAGATAGCCTGTTCGTATATAAAATAGCAGATGGCATACGCTCTGAAGCCACGGCCTATAGTTTATCGAGCGATAGTAAAGGCCTTTACCTGCATGCTAAATCCATATTAAATGGTGCAGACAGTATTGAGCCATTAAAGATTACCTTTTCGGATGCAAAACGTACCGTACTGGTTAATCAGGATGAGTATAAATTATTCCCCGAATTTTATACCAAAGTTAAACATCAGGTTGGCATGAAGCATTCCATCATTAGTCTTTTCAATCTTTTGGAAGATTATTTAGAAGATTATTCAATCAGTGACATCTATCTGGTCTTGTTGTCCGATAGCCACGAAAGATGGGGAAAAGGTATCGAGCAATCCAAAATTGTAACCCAGAGAAGCCAATCTGACCTGAAGGATACCTGGAATTATAAGTATCAGTATAACCTTTCAGGTAAATTGGAATTAGTTAAGGGCACATCGACAGAGGAAACACATTTTAGTAAAAGAATGAATTACCTCAATCCAGGTCTCATTGAAATGAACATTTATCGTAATACTGAAGACCGGCAGATTATTTCGCGTACAGCTTCCTATAATCCTTTAAAACTTAACCTGCTCAAACAAACAGATCATATTGAAATAACTGGAAAAAACACAGAAACGCTGATTAATACAACGATCAGCAAGAAAATTATCAGAAAACTAAAAACCTTGCAGATGTCGCAGGAGGAGGTAATCAAGGTATTGGATTTAAATAAATAG
- a CDS encoding hypothetical protein (product_source=Hypo-rule applied): protein MLGPDDKQLKGADGKPQFKEVEVPGRIKYAIPSADFEDQQYWLTAIFIMIST, encoded by the coding sequence GTGCTTGGACCAGATGACAAACAGTTAAAAGGTGCTGATGGTAAACCACAGTTTAAGGAAGTTGAAGTGCCTGGCCGAATTAAATATGCCATTCCATCAGCCGACTTTGAAGATCAGCAATACTGGCTAACGGCAATTTTTATTATGATATCAACATGA
- a CDS encoding hypothetical protein (product_source=Hypo-rule applied; superfamily=53659) — MIKEPYYLVDFNVSLANFDILINDVLAFSHDSGGSIYSNYPINHFILNSGAQQVKVRFKPLVGSQTIHQDAEAIIKIQFLDASTMDQEQLKTVYEYKMQRAKDGKLPLLESIGEFKAEVPYQLTGWTNAGTIDVENEAAIEKVHNFYRRIYTLFKDQDVNVLTSLLKKRYEETDISMYLEEDNIAELNSIFKMLDAEGYVMQGFPEVPRIEFYAKNRVINLIREDKSPIISYLKKEENEEFGFPFYIHLPKNKNSFEIIR, encoded by the coding sequence ATGATAAAAGAACCCTATTATTTAGTTGACTTCAATGTTTCTCTTGCTAATTTCGATATATTGATCAATGATGTGCTGGCCTTTTCACATGATAGCGGGGGGAGCATTTACTCAAATTACCCCATAAATCATTTTATACTGAACAGTGGGGCGCAGCAGGTTAAAGTGAGGTTTAAGCCTTTGGTAGGTTCGCAAACGATACATCAGGATGCCGAAGCTATTATTAAAATACAATTCCTCGATGCTTCAACAATGGATCAGGAGCAGCTTAAAACCGTATACGAATATAAAATGCAGCGGGCTAAAGATGGTAAATTGCCCCTTTTAGAGTCTATTGGAGAATTTAAGGCAGAGGTGCCTTATCAATTAACGGGCTGGACCAATGCTGGTACTATCGATGTTGAAAATGAAGCTGCCATCGAGAAGGTACACAACTTTTACCGTCGGATTTATACACTTTTTAAAGATCAGGATGTGAATGTGCTTACATCGCTCTTAAAAAAAAGGTATGAAGAAACAGATATATCTATGTACCTGGAAGAAGATAATATTGCCGAACTGAACAGCATTTTCAAAATGCTCGATGCTGAGGGTTATGTTATGCAGGGTTTTCCGGAAGTGCCAAGGATAGAGTTTTATGCAAAAAACAGGGTGATAAACTTAATCAGGGAGGATAAATCTCCAATTATTTCTTACCTAAAAAAGGAAGAAAACGAGGAATTTGGTTTTCCATTTTACATCCATTTGCCTAAAAACAAAAATTCTTTTGAAATTATCCGGTAG
- a CDS encoding hypothetical protein (product_source=COG3792; cleavage_site_network=SignalP-noTM; cog=COG3792), with product MKIKLLSFTLLLVILTSACKKEVIDIAQLTFNKPLDIDLNSYASRVENQNGHIEVSNGGFKTVDKGEKVVKYSFDEKESANLKFNGAAINPSFGAVITTYNNLLSFATFTVNAEQTAGSIQYLKKKFGKPDSASVNNIMAEALSAKTKEMLKESFPEYYKEYKNDFNSMVVDYPQVTSWVKNDVLYRLTLDPVNNSLNFKLDIITKKAFEDAVIMGYHKNIDNPFK from the coding sequence ATGAAAATAAAATTATTGTCATTCACTTTATTACTAGTGATTTTAACATCTGCCTGTAAAAAAGAGGTTATAGATATTGCGCAGTTAACTTTCAATAAACCATTGGATATTGATTTAAACAGTTATGCTTCTCGGGTGGAAAACCAGAATGGACATATCGAAGTTTCAAATGGTGGTTTTAAAACAGTTGATAAGGGCGAAAAAGTTGTTAAATATTCTTTTGATGAAAAGGAAAGCGCCAATCTTAAATTCAACGGTGCAGCAATTAACCCTTCATTTGGGGCAGTTATCACCACCTATAACAACCTGTTATCGTTTGCAACATTTACCGTTAATGCAGAGCAGACTGCTGGCAGTATACAATATCTCAAGAAAAAATTCGGGAAACCTGATAGTGCCTCGGTAAACAACATCATGGCCGAAGCGTTGAGTGCCAAAACCAAGGAAATGCTTAAAGAAAGCTTTCCCGAATATTATAAAGAGTATAAAAATGATTTCAATAGTATGGTTGTTGATTATCCACAGGTAACTTCATGGGTGAAAAATGATGTCCTATATCGGTTAACACTAGATCCGGTAAATAATAGTTTAAACTTTAAACTCGATATTATTACTAAAAAAGCATTTGAAGACGCCGTAATTATGGGGTATCATAAAAATATTGACAATCCTTTTAAATAA
- a CDS encoding outer membrane protein OmpA-like peptidoglycan-associated protein (product_source=COG2885; cath_funfam=3.30.1330.60; cog=COG2885; pfam=PF00691; smart=SM01000; superfamily=103088), giving the protein MAKGIKKIIWTGEGKVYNATKGSIPGQLVVVAPDQYVWFKIGEWQPGTTEQDRKKDVKWAVFNEKSVIDLQKTIPSNFSYGYRIPKKLCGPYLWYIEATWSGNFDSKSGLKIRGESPAKIVDSRWTQNEGGADVRKTYQFSYGELIWLRLFTEGLNGYDNVEVRIFRKLRSAMGLWPKDDEVTRKIYRVSVTNGEINLKIPNTYSWYQSMNDRADVEEFYVRVVHPVTGKYIEDTGDKGDTAHARFLRIKDKLKSQVVEIPENRTPVTIYQPDKNEARFELCKFEQINVTEEGGKPELVFDNGSGVKNVIDKREKTLESIIFKFDSTELLPESLKQLNNILRFLLEHRYSTIQLDGFACVIGKQNHNNVLSENRAKTVREFFIKGKLDPNRIKTAGHGEVNPTDDKKGRDNIKYKNEADYQNNRRVDIAFEYYGHNAQTIIYETVVGNKPKDITVEPIKFDTKACFDRKKHNKTIKLINIDVKAENEGKITVPAVSTMSKFNVIPLNYIWPRRDGLMNNYEVHIHTCRYFSVPNNPTLAIHVYSDIKWTVEFKWSHTQSFAYSYGNKLYGYELKNAQNKAIGAVIDAEWSKKHGEMAQKFELSLTGEWTAANGSKQKVEFGKEWEERIAKTLRIFNKIKQLADDVVQSPVAKGKWSFEVKPPVIAFSAQWYLQKTNGRVGEIVEIGADTKPLVEANTFIDLFKIFVEYGGNAICPGAGTVINWVLEKLEKNVQITFLVTFGGAINVNGQTKINVLFPKETTGNVKVTGEIKISVEFKALAKAGTANMGVEGVLTADVKTSVTGGIEVGADKTGIYASPIASFAGIKAKFVAATTVKFGFIKRTFSYEGESVIVKPDEIKFEKHYI; this is encoded by the coding sequence ATGGCAAAGGGAATAAAGAAAATTATTTGGACCGGCGAAGGTAAAGTATATAATGCTACTAAAGGATCTATACCCGGTCAGTTAGTGGTAGTAGCTCCCGATCAATATGTTTGGTTCAAAATAGGGGAATGGCAGCCTGGTACTACCGAACAAGATAGAAAGAAAGATGTAAAATGGGCTGTTTTTAATGAGAAAAGCGTTATAGACCTTCAGAAAACAATACCCAGCAATTTCAGCTATGGTTACCGGATACCCAAAAAATTATGCGGACCATACCTGTGGTACATTGAGGCAACATGGAGTGGAAATTTTGATAGTAAATCAGGCTTAAAGATCAGGGGCGAATCGCCTGCAAAAATAGTAGATAGCAGGTGGACTCAAAATGAAGGAGGAGCAGATGTGCGCAAAACTTACCAGTTTTCGTACGGAGAACTCATCTGGCTCAGGCTCTTTACCGAAGGGTTAAATGGCTATGATAATGTAGAGGTAAGGATATTTAGAAAATTGAGATCCGCTATGGGCTTATGGCCAAAAGATGATGAGGTAACCCGTAAAATTTATAGGGTAAGTGTAACTAATGGCGAGATTAACCTAAAAATTCCCAATACGTATTCCTGGTATCAATCTATGAATGATAGAGCAGATGTGGAGGAATTTTATGTGCGTGTGGTGCATCCGGTAACGGGTAAATACATTGAAGATACGGGTGATAAAGGCGATACTGCCCATGCCCGTTTTTTAAGGATAAAAGATAAACTTAAATCGCAGGTAGTAGAAATACCCGAAAACAGAACACCCGTTACCATTTACCAGCCCGATAAAAATGAGGCAAGGTTTGAGTTGTGCAAGTTTGAACAAATTAATGTAACCGAAGAAGGGGGTAAACCCGAACTTGTTTTCGATAATGGAAGTGGAGTTAAAAATGTTATCGATAAAAGGGAAAAAACATTAGAGTCTATTATTTTTAAATTTGATAGTACGGAACTTTTACCCGAGAGCCTTAAGCAGCTTAATAATATCTTACGGTTCTTGCTCGAACATCGATACAGCACCATTCAACTTGACGGTTTTGCTTGTGTAATCGGTAAACAGAACCATAACAATGTATTGTCAGAAAACAGGGCAAAAACAGTAAGAGAGTTTTTTATCAAAGGGAAATTAGATCCTAATCGGATCAAAACGGCCGGACATGGCGAGGTAAACCCTACAGACGATAAAAAAGGACGCGATAATATTAAATATAAAAATGAGGCAGACTATCAGAATAACCGAAGGGTAGATATTGCTTTTGAATATTACGGGCATAATGCACAAACCATTATTTATGAAACTGTAGTTGGCAATAAACCAAAAGATATTACCGTAGAACCCATAAAATTCGATACTAAAGCTTGTTTTGACCGCAAAAAGCATAATAAAACCATCAAATTAATCAACATTGATGTAAAAGCTGAGAATGAGGGCAAAATTACAGTTCCGGCAGTATCAACAATGAGTAAATTTAATGTTATTCCATTAAATTACATTTGGCCCAGGCGGGATGGTTTAATGAATAATTACGAGGTTCATATTCATACCTGTAGATACTTTTCAGTTCCTAATAATCCTACCCTTGCCATCCATGTTTATTCCGATATCAAATGGACGGTAGAATTTAAATGGTCGCACACGCAGTCTTTCGCGTATTCTTATGGCAATAAATTATACGGTTACGAATTAAAAAATGCCCAAAATAAAGCTATTGGTGCGGTAATAGATGCAGAATGGTCTAAAAAGCACGGTGAAATGGCACAAAAGTTTGAGCTTTCATTAACCGGAGAATGGACCGCGGCAAATGGCAGTAAACAAAAAGTAGAGTTTGGTAAGGAATGGGAAGAACGTATTGCTAAAACCCTGCGTATTTTTAATAAAATCAAACAGCTGGCCGATGATGTGGTTCAATCGCCAGTAGCAAAAGGGAAATGGAGCTTTGAGGTAAAACCACCTGTTATTGCTTTTTCGGCACAATGGTACCTCCAAAAAACAAATGGTAGGGTTGGCGAAATTGTAGAGATCGGTGCTGATACCAAACCGCTTGTTGAGGCCAATACTTTTATCGATCTGTTCAAGATTTTTGTGGAGTATGGTGGAAATGCCATTTGCCCCGGTGCCGGAACAGTAATTAACTGGGTACTCGAAAAACTTGAAAAAAATGTCCAGATTACATTTTTAGTAACTTTTGGTGGAGCAATAAATGTGAATGGCCAAACCAAAATAAATGTTCTCTTTCCCAAAGAAACCACTGGCAATGTTAAAGTTACAGGTGAAATAAAGATTTCTGTTGAGTTTAAGGCTTTGGCTAAAGCCGGCACGGCGAATATGGGTGTTGAAGGTGTGTTAACAGCCGATGTTAAAACAAGCGTAACCGGCGGTATTGAAGTGGGTGCCGACAAAACCGGGATCTATGCCAGTCCAATCGCGTCATTTGCCGGTATTAAAGCTAAATTTGTTGCGGCTACAACAGTAAAATTCGGTTTTATTAAAAGAACATTCAGCTACGAAGGCGAGTCTGTTATAGTAAAACCAGATGAGATAAAATTCGAAAAACATTATATTTAA
- a CDS encoding hypothetical protein (product_source=Hypo-rule applied; pfam=PF14107) produces MAEKHIVVQGAQCMCKFGSAPDKLKVLTHTKEYANDKDGSQKSIATTMDIGPTFEKNMFGSCSKMYNKPCNAVVTKWSGFYEDTILTNGGKILLEDSKATCPIGGTDCIEIVQHGQKAEASKQNFNNANKDVQSQLNPMSESLDESANNFNGVEASVKA; encoded by the coding sequence ATGGCAGAGAAACATATTGTAGTTCAGGGGGCACAGTGTATGTGCAAATTTGGATCGGCGCCCGATAAACTCAAAGTGCTAACGCATACCAAAGAATATGCAAACGATAAAGATGGAAGCCAAAAATCCATAGCAACCACAATGGATATCGGCCCAACTTTTGAAAAGAACATGTTTGGCTCTTGCTCAAAAATGTACAATAAACCCTGTAATGCGGTGGTAACCAAATGGTCGGGTTTTTATGAAGATACCATCCTTACAAACGGAGGCAAAATTTTGCTCGAAGATAGCAAGGCTACCTGCCCAATAGGAGGCACCGATTGCATTGAGATTGTTCAGCATGGGCAAAAAGCAGAAGCCTCAAAACAAAACTTTAATAACGCAAATAAAGACGTACAATCACAGCTCAATCCCATGTCAGAATCTTTGGATGAATCTGCAAATAATTTTAACGGTGTAGAAGCGAGTGTTAAAGCATAA
- a CDS encoding hypothetical protein (product_source=Hypo-rule applied) — MDIANKTIYYSGINALRLEWPAELPVKYGVLITFNEGEEDSNEVKYEVCVTRLKPGKEGQPLFQIERISDVFVNEILPDLVADRLAYAAGKVFYPLVITVDQNGGFQSVYNHQEIVKRWQSVKKKVLDNFEGDLVEGYVERMEKQLANADSINLAFLNNDWFIHTFFKPVYKEYGQNHITESVYKFPIARGFNVEGYLTQEKLGVQSNSFGAIELIHDGTIMPLEDELYITNRAAGNYEGYYLLHPKFKRIISVVSDFSYGAQEKAKVKVKIALIPENDQEFDHDFELDTNVKGLPVTEMVVLDGPSKKGFWNRLLNN; from the coding sequence ATGGACATTGCAAATAAAACAATATATTATTCAGGCATAAATGCCCTCCGCTTAGAATGGCCGGCAGAACTGCCTGTAAAATATGGTGTTTTAATTACTTTTAACGAGGGCGAAGAAGATAGCAATGAAGTGAAATACGAGGTGTGTGTTACCAGGTTAAAGCCAGGTAAAGAGGGACAACCTTTATTTCAAATTGAGCGGATTAGCGATGTTTTTGTCAATGAGATCTTGCCCGATCTGGTTGCCGATCGTTTGGCATATGCTGCAGGAAAAGTATTTTATCCTTTGGTCATTACTGTTGATCAAAATGGAGGTTTCCAAAGCGTTTATAATCACCAGGAGATAGTAAAAAGATGGCAATCGGTTAAGAAGAAGGTGCTGGATAATTTTGAAGGTGACCTTGTAGAAGGCTATGTAGAGCGGATGGAAAAACAGCTAGCTAATGCTGATAGTATAAACCTTGCATTTTTAAATAACGATTGGTTTATTCACACTTTTTTTAAACCGGTTTATAAAGAATATGGTCAGAACCATATAACCGAATCCGTATATAAGTTTCCGATAGCCAGAGGCTTTAACGTAGAAGGCTATCTAACGCAAGAGAAATTAGGTGTCCAATCCAATAGTTTTGGAGCAATAGAATTGATTCATGATGGTACTATTATGCCTTTGGAAGATGAATTATATATCACAAACAGGGCTGCTGGTAATTATGAGGGATATTATCTTTTACACCCGAAATTTAAGCGGATCATATCTGTAGTTTCTGATTTCAGTTACGGAGCACAGGAAAAAGCAAAAGTAAAGGTGAAAATTGCATTGATTCCCGAAAATGACCAGGAGTTTGATCACGATTTCGAACTAGATACCAATGTTAAAGGTTTGCCGGTAACAGAAATGGTGGTACTTGATGGCCCTTCAAAAAAGGGATTTTGGAATCGTTTATTAAATAATTAA
- a CDS encoding uncharacterized protein with PQ loop repeat (product_source=COG4095; cog=COG4095; smart=SM00730; superfamily=144091; transmembrane_helix_parts=Inside_1_39,TMhelix_40_60,Outside_61_79,TMhelix_80_99,Inside_100_105,TMhelix_106_128,Outside_129_148): MSNKTAYYSGINPFRLERQVADVRQGGTKKVIIMKDSQKLITISLIMFVVTALGITLWYINDHILLKFDAKSILMVLPRVGLPAGIITTLMFLLVVFSLNKIKNPFIITLVMSLIFIAFVVISYWFILHMIFYNIEDKKPFISQLLDF, from the coding sequence ATGTCAAATAAAACAGCGTATTATTCAGGCATAAACCCTTTTCGTTTAGAGAGGCAGGTGGCAGATGTAAGACAAGGAGGTACTAAAAAGGTAATAATTATGAAAGATTCTCAAAAACTAATCACCATTAGTTTGATCATGTTTGTAGTTACTGCCCTAGGTATAACCCTTTGGTACATAAACGACCATATATTATTAAAATTTGATGCCAAATCTATTCTAATGGTATTGCCCAGGGTAGGGTTGCCTGCTGGAATAATTACTACATTAATGTTTTTACTGGTAGTATTTAGTTTAAACAAGATAAAGAATCCATTTATAATAACACTGGTAATGAGTTTAATATTTATTGCATTTGTAGTGATATCCTATTGGTTTATCCTGCACATGATATTTTATAATATTGAAGATAAGAAACCTTTTATAAGTCAGTTGCTTGATTTTTAA
- a CDS encoding lysylphosphatidylglycerol synthetase-like protein (DUF2156 family) (product_source=COG2898; cog=COG2898; superfamily=103473; transmembrane_helix_parts=Inside_1_11,TMhelix_12_34,Outside_35_48,TMhelix_49_71,Inside_72_82,TMhelix_83_105,Outside_106_112) has product MKNIPKLLIKFLIVLLLATAIVTLYFVYSFGVLADTITFEAILKTIKQFGLVISIPTAILFVLADILIKKIKTVWVLYLTRCVAFFGILSIVSLALSFYLISNALLNNPFMK; this is encoded by the coding sequence ATGAAAAACATACCCAAGCTATTGATCAAATTTTTGATTGTTCTTTTATTAGCTACTGCAATAGTTACATTATACTTTGTTTATAGCTTCGGTGTTCTTGCTGATACGATTACTTTCGAGGCTATATTAAAAACAATCAAACAGTTCGGGCTGGTTATCAGTATTCCTACAGCCATTTTGTTCGTTCTCGCAGATATTTTAATAAAAAAAATAAAAACAGTTTGGGTTCTATACTTAACCCGCTGTGTTGCGTTTTTTGGGATACTATCTATTGTGAGTTTGGCGCTTTCTTTTTACCTGATATCCAATGCGTTATTAAATAATCCTTTTATGAAATAG
- a CDS encoding hypothetical protein (product_source=Hypo-rule applied; smart=SM00240; superfamily=53474), whose amino-acid sequence MTNVMFKKPRFVVPETTKDKRITDLVMMVAGTTDPINTKGLKHEANTKYWGSEEESVENFWAKVKKLKPQFHDLHIEGTFFSWSGDNNTQERNKAAERLLNLINREYPKYKRKEVHLHLIGHSHGGNVINEFTNLITTEKGKAFPELWKIKSITYLSTPFFKKKHQLNHAKLHKACKIINVHNEYDLTQQLVADFSLVNLEAFLQNFHVKNFENGLKILEGIDTEALKSNLIGIWMSDKEGAIVWREMAKAFKGANVLTQEFIKYIKGINVNKPTLNKERDEFVTLLNTFLKWTYDVYGNFSNTNNGYSKAKFVGNLKLTQGVAILNELFDIKTNERDSYILHLMARVFAENTGLTDSIEVNAWTPADQAAGLSVQDVNITIHDPYHSRGKKAICEGFISGTVGAMQRNNLEELLMRLFSQFIDPVTLLLITLAIDKVIEPLVFGKLDTEITKLRKDLQVYSKLVSKYHAPLVAEKDKKTYPDLLTRPGTVPYLAVISHSLSHTKFWKDVETGLRGAFSSGINTGYKKK is encoded by the coding sequence ATGACGAATGTAATGTTTAAGAAGCCGAGGTTTGTAGTGCCTGAGACCACAAAGGATAAAAGGATTACAGATTTGGTGATGATGGTTGCCGGCACAACCGATCCCATTAATACTAAAGGTTTAAAACACGAAGCAAACACCAAATACTGGGGTAGTGAAGAAGAAAGTGTCGAAAATTTTTGGGCAAAAGTAAAGAAGTTAAAACCGCAATTTCACGATCTGCATATTGAAGGAACATTTTTTAGCTGGTCTGGAGATAATAATACCCAGGAAAGAAATAAGGCAGCGGAGCGTTTATTAAACCTAATCAATAGAGAATACCCAAAATATAAAAGAAAAGAAGTACACCTTCATTTAATAGGGCATTCTCACGGTGGAAACGTTATTAATGAATTTACCAATTTAATTACTACTGAGAAAGGTAAAGCATTTCCTGAGTTATGGAAAATTAAAAGCATTACTTACTTGTCCACTCCTTTTTTTAAAAAGAAACATCAGCTAAACCATGCAAAACTGCATAAGGCCTGCAAAATTATTAACGTACATAACGAATACGATTTAACGCAACAGCTTGTTGCAGATTTTAGTTTGGTAAATTTGGAGGCATTTCTTCAGAATTTTCATGTGAAAAATTTCGAAAATGGCCTCAAAATATTAGAGGGGATAGATACCGAAGCCCTCAAATCTAATCTTATCGGTATTTGGATGTCTGATAAAGAAGGAGCTATAGTGTGGCGTGAAATGGCGAAAGCTTTTAAGGGCGCAAATGTACTCACACAGGAATTTATCAAATATATTAAAGGAATAAATGTTAACAAGCCGACTTTAAACAAAGAAAGAGACGAATTTGTAACATTACTTAATACGTTTTTAAAATGGACTTATGATGTATATGGTAATTTTTCCAATACAAATAATGGCTATAGCAAAGCTAAATTTGTTGGAAATTTAAAGTTAACACAAGGAGTTGCTATTTTAAATGAGTTATTTGATATAAAAACCAATGAGCGCGACAGTTACATCTTGCACTTAATGGCCAGAGTATTTGCAGAAAACACCGGATTAACAGATAGTATTGAGGTTAATGCATGGACCCCAGCAGATCAGGCGGCTGGCTTAAGTGTTCAGGATGTTAATATTACTATACATGATCCTTACCATAGCCGTGGCAAAAAAGCAATATGTGAAGGCTTTATCTCTGGGACAGTAGGAGCAATGCAAAGAAATAATCTGGAGGAACTTTTGATGCGCTTATTTAGTCAATTTATTGATCCGGTTACTTTATTGTTGATCACATTAGCAATAGATAAGGTAATAGAGCCTTTGGTTTTTGGCAAATTAGATACCGAGATCACTAAACTGAGAAAAGATTTGCAAGTATATTCAAAACTTGTTTCCAAATATCATGCACCATTAGTTGCAGAAAAAGATAAAAAAACTTACCCGGATTTACTTACAAGACCAGGTACAGTGCCTTATTTAGCCGTAATATCTCATAGTTTAAGCCATACTAAATTTTGGAAAGATGTGGAAACAGGGTTAAGAGGTGCATTTAGCTCAGGGATAAATACTGGCTATAAGAAAAAATAA